The sequence below is a genomic window from Chondrinema litorale.
AAAGTTCAATAAATGTGCTTGTGAGGTTTGTGAAGGACAACAATTCGATATGAATTTCGAAACTTTGGAAAGCGTATCTATCGAGTCTTATCTCAATATGATCCGACTTAAAACAGCAGTTTTATTAGGGTTTAGCCTGGAGTTAGGAGCAATACTAGGTGGTGCAGAGGAGCATGCTGCCACACAATTAAAAAATTTCGGTGAGAGCATTGGTTTAGGCTTTCAGATTAAAGACGATTTGCTGGATGTATATGGAAACCAGCAGAAGTTTGGTAAACAGGTAGGTGGAGATATTATCGCCAATAAAAAAACTTATTTACTACTAAAAGCTTTAAAAGACGCTGATAAAAACCAATTAACTGAGTTAAATAGCTGGTTAGCAAAAGAAGAGTTTAACCCAGAAGATAAAGTAAATGCGGTAAAAGCCATTTACGATGAGTTAAACATTAGAGAAAAGGCTCAAGAGTTAGCAGAAAACTATTTTACAAATTCATTTAAAATTTTAGAACAACTTAATATACATTCTGAAAGGAAAAATGAATTAATAAATTTTGCAGATATGCTTATTCATCGAGAAAAGTAAGAACAATTATTACTAAAGTTATACGCTTAATTACATCAACATTTTCATTAACTTAAATTTGTATATACCGAACACAAAAATCAATAACATATTGATTACACTAAATCGCAAAAGTTTAACTTCTTAAATATCCGTTCATCATGATCAGATTTACCGTACCATTACTTACTATCCTGGTCAGTTTACTATTAACAGGCTGTGGAATCCAATCAGAAAACAAACAATTAAAACTAAAAGTAAGCGAACTTGAAAATGAAATAAACGAAAAGAATGTTGTTCAGGTAAACCTCTCTAACCAACTCAATAAAGTCGATTTACTTATCGACTCCATAAGCAAGTCTGAAGCTTACATGGCTTTTAATCTTGAAATGGGCACTTCTTACCAAGACCATGTAGACCGCCTGCGTAGCCTAAGTGCTTTTATAGAATACACCCGCCAAAAAATGCTTAAGCTAGAAAAAAAGATGGCTGAGCAAGATACCGAATTCCAAAGCATGCGACTTCTTATTGGTAGAATGCGCAGCGAAGTTGAGCAGAAAGATCAGGTAATTAAAAAGCTTAGAAAGCAAATTGCCGATTACGAAGCTGAAAACGAGGAACTTATTCGTTTGGTAGATTTACAGAAAAAAGAGATTATCGATATTGAGCAACAGCTAAAATTAAAAATTGCTGCACTTAATAAAGCCGAGATGAATATTGAGGCATTAAAAAGTGAAAAAGAAAAAATAAAAGCAGATGCATTTTTCGAAAAAGCAGAAGCTAATGAGCAAATCGCTGAAATGACGAAGTTTGCTCCTAAAAAGAAAAAAGAAGCTTATAGTGAAGCTTTAAACCTCTACAAAATGGCTTTACAAGCTGGTAGAAAAGATGCTGCCGGAAAAATTAAAGAAATCGAAAAGGCTATGTAAAATACGCTTCTAATATTTTTCTTAATTTTGAGGCTGAAAAACATAGTAACGGCATGCAAAATATTAAAAATGTAATTTTTGATTTGGGAGGGGTGATTCTAAATCTTGATTTTAAGAAGACCTTTTCTGCATTTGAAGCACTCTCTTTCAAAGATTTTACACCAATTTTTAATAAAGTTTACCAATACGAGTTCGTAAGCCTCTACGAAACTGGCAAAATATCGTCAGAAGAATTTAGAAAAAACCTGCGGGAAGTTTTAGAAATTGATGTGGAAGATCAAGTACTCGATGCTGCATGGAATGCTATGCTTTTAGATTTTCCACTAAAAAACATTCAGTTTTTGCAAGAAATAGGTAAAAGAAAGAGAATCTTTGTTCTTAGCAATACGAATGACATACACAAAACAGCTGCAGAAAAAATTCTTGAAAAAGAACATCCCGGAATAACTTGGGATAAACTTTTTGAGAAATCATACTTCTCTCATATAATGCAAGACAGAAAGCCCAATATCAGTATTTTTAAGCAAGTACTAAATGAAAATGGGCTTCTTGCTTCAGAGACACTATTTATTGATGATAGTATCCAACATGTTGAGGGCGCACAAAAGGCAGGCTTACATGCACTGCATTTAAAAGACGGAATGTCTATTACAGAATTAGGTATCTGAAACTTTTAGCAAAATCAGATCATACGGCAAACTCCTCTTCCAAAGTTCTTCTTCTGGAAGGGTCATCTGCATCTGGAGGTAAAACAAATACACCGGGAGGTAAATCTAAAGGAGGCAGATCGTCTGAACCATCCCAACCGCCATCTCCGCCACGATCGTTTCCATTATCATCACTGTTATCATGTCCTGATATACCCGGCTTTGATAGCATAAAAGCGATCAAGGCTACATAAACTATCGCAAGAAACATTGCATTAAATAGTATAAACATAAGGACGAAGAAAATAAAGCTTTTATAATCCGGCCTACTGGCAAGAATGAAATCAGTGAAATTTATCTAAGTGATATTTAATATAACTAAAATTATTTTAATTTTTCGAAAATTCAATATTTTCTTTGTCATATATTTTCATCATCATTTCATCAATATTTATTTGTTATTATAAATTGAATGATGATGATATTTTATTGTACTTAAACAACAATTTTCTGATATCAGCTGGTTTATGCCAGTATCCAATTTTATTAGAATAACCTGTTAATCAAATAAAGGTTATAAAAATCAACATTTTAGCATGAAATATTTAATAGTGGGTTTAGGGAATATTGGTAAAGAATACGAAGACACCCGACACAATATCGGTTTTATGGTAGTAGACTATCTTGCCAAAAAGTTTGATGTAGAGTTTGATATAGACAAACAGGCTTTTGTTACAGATTTTAAGCATAAAGGCCGTACTATTTACATGATTAAGCCTACCACTTATATGAATCTTAGCGGAAAAGCTGTGCAACACTGGCTTACTCAACTAAAAATTCCTAGAGAAAATTTAATGGTGATTGTAGACGAGTTGGCATTACCTTATGGCTCATTAAGAATGCGAGCAAAAGGCTCTAGTGCTGGCCATAATGGGCTAAAAAATATTGAAACTTGCCTAGGAGGCAGCAACTATCCCCGTCTTCGCTTTGGTATAGGCAACGATTTTTCGAAAGGGAAACAGGTAGACTTTGTACTATCTGCTTTTAATGAGGATGAATCTGCCGAGCTTCCATTACATATAGAAAAGGCAGCAGAGATGATTCTTTCTTTCACATCTATTGGAATTAACCATACAATGAGTAAATTTAATAACTAAACTGGCTGTAGACTTTTGACAAGCATTTTTTATTGCACTAAAGTTTAAGCACATGGCTAACTCTCTAAGTATTCCAGACAATATCAATTTGTTTCAAAGAGGCTATTATTCAAGAAAATCTGCCAAGTATATGGGTACATCGGATCCTGTTACAATAAAAAAACATGTCAAACCTAAAGAGAAGCCAAAGCGAGAAGAAAAAATGAAGGACTAATTTGCCTTTCAAAAAAAGTAACTTCTAAATTTTTAATATATCAAAATTATTTCTGGAGATATATACTGTTTTTATGCAAGTGAAAACCAAAATTCTTATGTTTCAAAAAACAGAAATCATATCTTTGCGAATTAATTAATCAATAAATCTGAGAAGTTCTAAGTTTCGGGAAATGCCGAATTAAAATTGCTTGGAGATAAATATTTGAGATAATGGAACTGATAAAAGGAAGTATAGTAGCGCTAGTCTCTCCCTTCAAAAACAATAAAACTCAAGACGTGGATTTTGATACCATTGAAAAGCTTGTGGCTTTTCATGCGGAACATGGAACTTATGCCATTGTTCCCTGTGGTACTACTGGCGAGTCGCCAACACTTTCACACAAAGAACATGATCAAATTGTAAAATTTGTAATAGAATGTGCTAAGGGTACTAATCTAAAAGTGATTGCGGGTACTGGTTCTAACTCTACCAAAGAGGCTATTCATTTAACAGAAGAAGCTCAAAAAGCAGGAGCTGATGCAAGCCTTGTTGTAGTTCCATATTACAATAAACCAACTCCTAAAGGACTTAAAGCTCATTTTAGAGAACTTAATAAAATAGAGTTACCTATTATTCTATATAACATACCTGGTAGAACTGGTATTAATGTAAGCCCACAAACTACAATAGAAATTGCTGAAGAATGCCAAATGGTGGCTGGTGTAAAAGCCTCTAACGGTAATCTAGAAGAAATTTCTGAATTGTATATGCTGAGCCAGTCTTTAAATAGACCATTTAGTATTCTATCTGGCGACGATGCGCTCACATTACCAATCGGAGCAGTTGGTGGAACAGGTATTGTTTCTGTTGCTGCTAATATTATCCCTGGTACTATGAAAGCACTTATGGATAGTATTAATAATTCTGACCTAGTAAAAGCAAGAGAGATCAACAGCAAAGTTTACAAATTATGTAAAGCACTGTTAGCTTTTGGAGCAAACCCAATGGGAATTAAAGCAGTTATGGCTCACGAAGGTTTAAATGTGGGAGAATGCAGGCTGCCACTTACCACACTTGACTCTAATCAGGCCGAAGAGCTTATTACTATTTGGAAGGGAGTAAAAGCTAGCCTTTAAAATAAATATTACTTTGATTTAAGCAGTTGCATGCTGCTTAAATCAAAGTTGTTGTTTTAGGTTTCTAAGTGTTTCTTCTTGTTCAGATGTGAGGTTTTCTGGCGTAACTAATTCCAGTGTAATATACAGATCACCAAAACTTCCAAGATGACTATATTTCGGCATTCCCTTCCCTCTTAATCTAAATTTCTTGCCGCTTGATGAGCCTTTAGGTACTGTAAAACCTAATGATCCACTCAAAGTATCCACTTTAATTTTTGCACCTAACATTCCAGAGAAAACATCTGTATGAACTGTTGAGTACAAATCATCTTCTTTTCTAGTAAATAATGGATGCTCATTCACTTTAATATCTACATATAAATCGCCATGAGTACCTCCATTTTTACCTTCGCCACCTTTACCTTTCACCTTAAGTTGCTGACCATCTCTAACACCGGGTTTTAGCTTTAATCTTAAAGTTCTCCCATTAAATTTTAAGGTCTTGGTAACACCATCAAAAGCTTCTTGCAATGTTAGTGTTACAGTTCCCTTCATATCTTTTCCTCTCACTGGCATTTGATGCCTCTGTGCATAACCCCTTTGGCCATATGGATTTTGTCTACCACCAAAGAAACCTTCGAACATATTAAAAATATCGTCGAAGTCTACACTTCCTTGTCCTCCACCAAATGGATTGCCGCCTCCTGCATAACCTCCACCACCAAACATATCTCCTTGCTCCCAGTCGGCCCCAAACTGATCGTATTTTTTCCTCTTAGCAGGGTCTTTCAACACATCATATGCCTCTTGAACTTCTTTAAATTTAGCTTCGGCATTTTTGTCGCCAGCATTTTTATCAGGATGGTACTTTCTAGCCATCCCTCTATAGGCCTTTTTTATTTCGTCCTGAGATGCACCTTTGCTTATACCCAATACCTGATAATAATCTTTTCGACTTTTCATTTTGTTATTATTGTCATTATAAAATTACTCCACAATATTTTGCCTGTATACTGCATAATGCAGAAAATAAGCTAAAAGTATACCTTTTATAATTACATGTTAATCATCATTCTTTGTTTAATTTCAAAGAAAAGAGGTAACCCTTTAATGAATTACCTCTTACTCTTTTTATAAGTTCATCCGGCTAAAGAATATTACTTAATCTCTATTGATTTTGGCTTTACTACTGGCACTTTTTCAATATCCAGTTTAAGTACACCATCATTATAAGCGGCTTCTATACTGTCTGCATTTACATTCTCTGGCAGTGTAAATGCTCTGCTAAAAGAATGATATGTGAACTCTCTTCTCGTAAATTTACCTTCTTTTTTATCCTCTGTTTTTTCTTCTTTACTTTCAGAAGAGATAGTTAACACATTATTATCAACTTCAACTTTAAAATCTTCTTTTTTCCTACCTGGCACTGCTAACTCTAAACGATAAGCATTTTCAGTCTCACTAACATTTACTGCAGGAACTGTACTTTTATTCAATGAGGATTGATCGAATAAGCTCTTGTCAAATAACTGATCAAATATATCAGTAAATACTGGAAATTGTGAATCTAATCCGTTTCTATATTTTATGAGTGACATAATTTTATGGTTTTAAGTTTTACATTCATTTGTTGTTCAGGTAGTAACTAATCAACATAAATGCCACTCGAATTTTTAAGCTTTTCCGCACACAAAACATGTCATTATGACACTAAAAAGAAATCAAGAAGTGACAAAATGACTGCGCTATGCCAGAAGTTCACTATCTCATAGGTGCATTTGCTTCTTTCGCCATCACTTTATAAGTCATCTTATCC
It includes:
- a CDS encoding polyprenyl synthetase family protein yields the protein MPFQYTSVQNKIEESLQQLPLSGKPVELYEPIRYILNVGGKRLRPLLTTLGCYLFNEQFDKALKPALAVEVFHNFTLMHDDIMDQAPLRRGKPTVHEKWSANVAILSGDVMLVKAYNLLLNVDKDIIHKVIEKFNKCACEVCEGQQFDMNFETLESVSIESYLNMIRLKTAVLLGFSLELGAILGGAEEHAATQLKNFGESIGLGFQIKDDLLDVYGNQQKFGKQVGGDIIANKKTYLLLKALKDADKNQLTELNSWLAKEEFNPEDKVNAVKAIYDELNIREKAQELAENYFTNSFKILEQLNIHSERKNELINFADMLIHREK
- a CDS encoding HAD family hydrolase codes for the protein MQNIKNVIFDLGGVILNLDFKKTFSAFEALSFKDFTPIFNKVYQYEFVSLYETGKISSEEFRKNLREVLEIDVEDQVLDAAWNAMLLDFPLKNIQFLQEIGKRKRIFVLSNTNDIHKTAAEKILEKEHPGITWDKLFEKSYFSHIMQDRKPNISIFKQVLNENGLLASETLFIDDSIQHVEGAQKAGLHALHLKDGMSITELGI
- the pth gene encoding aminoacyl-tRNA hydrolase encodes the protein MKYLIVGLGNIGKEYEDTRHNIGFMVVDYLAKKFDVEFDIDKQAFVTDFKHKGRTIYMIKPTTYMNLSGKAVQHWLTQLKIPRENLMVIVDELALPYGSLRMRAKGSSAGHNGLKNIETCLGGSNYPRLRFGIGNDFSKGKQVDFVLSAFNEDESAELPLHIEKAAEMILSFTSIGINHTMSKFNN
- the dapA gene encoding 4-hydroxy-tetrahydrodipicolinate synthase; protein product: MELIKGSIVALVSPFKNNKTQDVDFDTIEKLVAFHAEHGTYAIVPCGTTGESPTLSHKEHDQIVKFVIECAKGTNLKVIAGTGSNSTKEAIHLTEEAQKAGADASLVVVPYYNKPTPKGLKAHFRELNKIELPIILYNIPGRTGINVSPQTTIEIAEECQMVAGVKASNGNLEEISELYMLSQSLNRPFSILSGDDALTLPIGAVGGTGIVSVAANIIPGTMKALMDSINNSDLVKAREINSKVYKLCKALLAFGANPMGIKAVMAHEGLNVGECRLPLTTLDSNQAEELITIWKGVKASL
- a CDS encoding DnaJ C-terminal domain-containing protein: MKSRKDYYQVLGISKGASQDEIKKAYRGMARKYHPDKNAGDKNAEAKFKEVQEAYDVLKDPAKRKKYDQFGADWEQGDMFGGGGYAGGGNPFGGGQGSVDFDDIFNMFEGFFGGRQNPYGQRGYAQRHQMPVRGKDMKGTVTLTLQEAFDGVTKTLKFNGRTLRLKLKPGVRDGQQLKVKGKGGEGKNGGTHGDLYVDIKVNEHPLFTRKEDDLYSTVHTDVFSGMLGAKIKVDTLSGSLGFTVPKGSSSGKKFRLRGKGMPKYSHLGSFGDLYITLELVTPENLTSEQEETLRNLKQQL
- a CDS encoding Hsp20/alpha crystallin family protein; translated protein: MSLIKYRNGLDSQFPVFTDIFDQLFDKSLFDQSSLNKSTVPAVNVSETENAYRLELAVPGRKKEDFKVEVDNNVLTISSESKEEKTEDKKEGKFTRREFTYHSFSRAFTLPENVNADSIEAAYNDGVLKLDIEKVPVVKPKSIEIK